A stretch of Dehalococcoidia bacterium DNA encodes these proteins:
- a CDS encoding alkaline phosphatase family protein, with translation MRRQVARVLKPALITAAVAALFAAGGGNRVGFTRTAAAQPVPLQHVIVIMQENRSFDSYFGTFPGADGIPMQNGVPSVCLPDPQSGTCVAPYHDANDQNAGGPHGATDARDDVDGGKMDGFIARQQAGRRLSCNGANNPACTEGGTLPDVMGYRDAREIPNYWAYAQNFVLQDRMFEPNASWSLPAHLFTVSGWSARCASGDPMSCTNQLQTPGGSAFLLRAAIQRGALPAPQFSWTDITYLLHNAGVSWGYYLDEGNEPDCANDAMACPARAQRASVPGIWNPLPWFETVRQDNQLGNVQPVGNFYAAAANGTLPAVSWIVPNSADSEHPPALVSTGQAYVTSLINAVMQGPEWNSTAIFLTWDDWGGFYDHVTPPVVDENGYGLRVPALVISPYARQGTIDHQTLSFDAYLKFIEDVFLGGQRLDPANDGRPDPRPSVRENEPQLGDLMADFDFTQTPLPPLLLPTNRSGPPPSSTRQPVDDDD, from the coding sequence ATGAGACGTCAGGTGGCGCGCGTGCTCAAACCGGCGCTGATCACGGCGGCCGTCGCGGCGCTGTTCGCGGCCGGCGGCGGCAACCGAGTCGGCTTCACCCGGACGGCGGCGGCGCAGCCGGTCCCGCTTCAGCACGTGATCGTGATCATGCAGGAGAACCGCTCGTTTGACTCCTACTTCGGCACCTTTCCCGGCGCCGACGGCATTCCCATGCAAAACGGCGTGCCCAGCGTTTGCCTCCCCGATCCGCAGAGCGGAACCTGCGTGGCGCCCTACCACGACGCCAACGACCAGAACGCCGGCGGCCCGCACGGCGCGACCGACGCGCGCGACGACGTGGACGGCGGCAAGATGGACGGCTTCATCGCCCGCCAGCAGGCCGGCCGGCGCCTCTCCTGCAACGGCGCCAACAACCCGGCCTGCACCGAGGGCGGCACACTGCCGGACGTGATGGGCTACCGCGACGCGCGCGAGATCCCCAATTACTGGGCCTACGCGCAGAACTTCGTCCTGCAGGACCGCATGTTCGAGCCCAACGCCAGTTGGAGCCTGCCCGCGCACCTGTTCACCGTCTCCGGCTGGTCGGCGCGCTGCGCCAGCGGCGACCCGATGAGCTGCACCAACCAGTTGCAGACGCCCGGCGGCTCCGCCTTCCTGCTGCGCGCCGCGATCCAGCGCGGCGCTCTGCCGGCGCCGCAGTTCTCCTGGACCGACATCACCTACCTGCTGCACAACGCCGGCGTGAGCTGGGGCTACTACCTGGACGAGGGCAACGAGCCGGACTGCGCCAACGACGCGATGGCCTGCCCAGCGCGGGCGCAGCGTGCCAGCGTGCCGGGCATCTGGAATCCGCTGCCCTGGTTCGAGACGGTGAGGCAAGACAACCAGCTCGGCAACGTGCAGCCGGTGGGCAACTTCTACGCTGCCGCCGCCAACGGCACGCTGCCGGCCGTCTCCTGGATCGTGCCCAACAGCGCCGACAGCGAGCATCCGCCGGCGTTGGTCAGCACCGGCCAGGCGTACGTGACCAGCCTGATCAACGCCGTGATGCAGGGGCCGGAGTGGAACAGTACGGCGATCTTCCTCACCTGGGACGACTGGGGCGGCTTCTATGACCACGTGACGCCGCCGGTGGTGGACGAGAACGGCTACGGTCTGCGCGTGCCCGCGCTCGTGATCAGCCCCTACGCGCGGCAGGGTACCATCGACCACCAGACGCTGAGCTTCGACGCCTACCTGAAGTTCATCGAGGATGTCTTCCTCGGCGGCCAGCGGCTCGACCCGGCTAACGACGGCCGGCCCGATCCGCGGCCATCCGTGCGCGAGAACGAGCCGCAGCTTGGAGATCTGATGGCGGACTTCGACTTCACGCAAACGCCACTGCCGCCGCTGCTGCTGCCCACCAACCGCAGCGGCCCGCCGCCCTCCAGCACACGCCAACCGGTCGACGACGACGATTGA
- a CDS encoding CoA transferase, with protein MLEPYRVLDLTDERGMLCGQMLADLGADVIAIEPPDGSPARRIGPFAGDSGAAEDSLFWRAYARNKRGITLDLAHAAGQQRLRELVRGADFLIESFAPGYLDGLGLGYTALAAINPRLVMVSITPFGQMGPKAGWAATDLTAYAASGALLLTGDDDRAPVRCTVPQAFLHAGAEAAVNALIAHAARERDGAGQHVDVSAQTAAAMATMSMILQEGWGEKPVLRVGGGVKLGPVLLRFIFPCKDGYASITFLFGTAFGGFTRRLMEWVYEEGFIDETTRDKDWWNLAVQLVGGQEPMSELERCQQALGRFALAHTKAELFAGGMQRKLLIVPVSTTADVVHSEQLAARGYWTPAAGNREPGTGNRTNAPLSIAPLSIPWRGAGGEATPEAAVYPGPFAKFSATPIRYHRPAPTLGQHNAEIFQSTPQSPPLQKLERGPGGEVAALAGLKVLDLTWAMVGPVAIRYLADYGATVVKVDSATHIDAVRSFQPFKDGESGAERSGLFSNVNCCKLGISINLSKPQGRGLLLKLVRWADIVAESFAAGALRRAGLDYETLRQINPGLIMLSTCLNGQDGPQSALAGFGTMGSALAGFGALTGWPDRAPTGPFGAYTDYVAPKFVATSLLAALDHRRRTGEGQYIDLSQVEAALHFLTPALLDYTVNGRITRRAGN; from the coding sequence ATGCTGGAACCGTACCGAGTGCTGGACCTCACCGACGAACGGGGCATGCTCTGCGGGCAGATGCTCGCCGACCTCGGCGCCGACGTAATCGCGATCGAGCCGCCCGACGGCTCGCCGGCACGGCGCATCGGCCCCTTCGCCGGCGACAGCGGCGCTGCCGAAGACAGCCTGTTCTGGCGCGCCTACGCCCGTAACAAGCGCGGCATCACGCTCGATCTGGCGCACGCGGCGGGACAGCAGCGGCTGCGTGAGCTGGTGCGCGGCGCCGACTTTCTGATCGAATCGTTCGCGCCCGGCTACCTCGACGGGCTCGGCCTCGGCTACACGGCGCTCGCGGCGATCAACCCGCGGCTGGTGATGGTCTCGATCACGCCCTTCGGGCAGATGGGACCGAAGGCCGGCTGGGCCGCGACCGACCTGACCGCCTACGCCGCCTCCGGCGCCCTGCTGCTCACCGGCGACGACGACCGCGCCCCGGTGCGCTGCACGGTGCCGCAGGCCTTCCTGCATGCCGGCGCCGAGGCCGCGGTCAACGCGCTGATCGCCCACGCGGCCCGCGAGCGCGACGGCGCCGGCCAGCACGTGGATGTCTCGGCGCAGACGGCCGCGGCGATGGCCACGATGTCGATGATCTTGCAGGAAGGCTGGGGCGAGAAGCCGGTGCTGCGCGTTGGCGGCGGCGTCAAGCTCGGCCCGGTGCTGCTGCGCTTCATCTTTCCCTGCAAAGACGGCTACGCCTCGATCACCTTCCTCTTCGGCACCGCCTTCGGCGGCTTCACGCGGCGGCTGATGGAGTGGGTCTACGAGGAAGGCTTCATCGACGAGACCACGCGCGACAAAGACTGGTGGAACCTCGCCGTGCAGCTCGTCGGCGGCCAGGAGCCGATGAGCGAGCTGGAGCGCTGCCAGCAGGCGCTCGGTCGTTTCGCCCTGGCGCACACCAAGGCCGAGCTGTTCGCCGGCGGCATGCAGCGCAAGCTGCTGATCGTGCCCGTCAGCACCACCGCCGACGTGGTTCATTCCGAGCAGCTCGCCGCCCGCGGCTACTGGACACCGGCGGCAGGGAACCGGGAACCGGGAACTGGGAACCGTACAAACGCTCCCCTCTCCATTGCTCCCCTCTCCATCCCATGGAGAGGGGCCGGGGGTGAGGCCACGCCTGAGGCCGCCGTCTATCCCGGCCCCTTCGCCAAATTCAGCGCCACCCCGATTCGCTACCATCGCCCCGCGCCGACCCTCGGCCAGCACAACGCCGAAATCTTCCAATCAACACCACAGTCCCCCCCTCTCCAGAAACTGGAGAGGGGGCCGGGGGGTGAGGTCGCCGCCCTCGCCGGTCTCAAGGTCCTGGACCTGACCTGGGCGATGGTGGGGCCCGTGGCGATCCGCTACCTGGCCGACTACGGCGCTACCGTGGTCAAGGTCGACAGCGCCACACACATCGATGCGGTGCGCTCGTTCCAGCCGTTCAAAGACGGAGAGTCGGGCGCCGAGCGTTCGGGCCTGTTCAGCAACGTCAACTGCTGCAAGCTCGGCATCAGCATCAACCTCAGCAAGCCGCAGGGCCGCGGGTTGCTGCTCAAGCTGGTGCGCTGGGCCGACATCGTGGCCGAGAGCTTCGCCGCCGGCGCCCTGCGCCGCGCGGGCCTCGACTACGAGACGCTGCGGCAGATCAACCCCGGCCTGATCATGCTCAGCACCTGCCTCAACGGCCAGGACGGCCCGCAGAGCGCCCTCGCCGGCTTCGGCACGATGGGCTCGGCGCTGGCCGGCTTCGGCGCGTTGACCGGCTGGCCCGACCGCGCCCCCACCGGCCCCTTCGGCGCCTACACCGACTACGTCGCGCCCAAGTTCGTCGCGACCTCGCTGCTCGCCGCGCTCGACCACCGCCGCCGCACCGGCGAAGGGCAGTACATCGACCTCTCCCAGGTCGAGGCGGCGCTGCACTTCCTCACCCCCGCGCTGCTCGACTACACCGTCAACGGCCGCATCACGCGCCGTGCCGGCAAC